The bacterium genomic interval GAGGCAACAGGTCTTGGAGTTCCAAGAAAGATTATTGCCGGTATGCTTAAACATAATGACACCGCGCCGGATTTAATAGAAGATGAATATTCATTTACGGTACGGTTATGGAGAGAAAAACCTGAGGGGTGAGCTATGAAAAATTTTTACTTTCTCTTTTCTCTCTTTTGCTTCTTCTCTAAAAATAATCCGTTTCTACTATCTTTTTACAAAGTTGGGGAATTCGTAAACTGACTGAATTAGTCTTGACATTGGTAGATAGTTATTATAAAGTTAATTTATTTTATTGGATGTTTATCTTTATGTTTTTATTTTTAAGATAGTTATGTTTACAGGAATTGTAGAAGAAAAAGGGAAAGTTATCCAAAAAAGAGATAACTTTCTTAAGATCCAAGCTAAATTAATATTAGAGGATACTAAGATAGGGGAGAGTATTCTAGTAAATGGAGTTTGTCTAACGGTAGTTGAGATTGATAATTATTCCTTTAAGGTAGAAGTGATGCCGGAAACATTAAAGATTACTAATTTAAGCTATTTAAATCCTCACCAGAGTCTAAATTTAGAAAGAGCTCTTCAGGTAAGTAGCCGTTTAGGCGGACACCTCGTTACCGGGCACATAGATGCTACCTCCCGATTAATTAGGAAAAAGAATATGGGTAACTCTACTTTGATGGAGTTTGAGCTTTCCCAAGCTGTCAGTAAGTATATAATTAAGAAAGGTTCAGTAGCTATAGATGGGATGAGTTTAACGGTCGCAGATTTAAGTAAAGATACATTTATAGTCTCGTTAATTCCCCATACTCTAAGAGTAACTAACTTAGGTGAAATTTCCGTAGGATACTTAGCTAATATTGAAACAGATCTGATAGGAAAGTATTTAGAAAAACTTATCAGCCAGGATAATCAAGAGAAAATTAACCTTTCTACTTTAGAAAGATCTGGTTTTTTATAAGTTATTCTCTAAGTCTTTGGAAAAGGAGATTCATGATATGGATAAAGTTAAGTTTAGCATAAGATATAAAGTTAGTCTTTATGTAGCTACTCTTTTAATAGCAACGGTGGGTTTAATTTGTTCCTATATTCTGTATTTTGGGAAAAATATAATTCAGGAACAAGTAGAATTAAGATATATTACCTTAGGGAAAAGTTTAGCTATTGCCTGCAAGCCTTATATCTTGAATAAAAATTTAGAAAAATTAAATGAAATAGCCAAAGAGACATTTAAGGAAAAAGAAGTGGTAACTATATTTTTTCTTTCCGGTGATAATAATCTTTCCTTATTAAAATTGTATAAAAAAGAAAAAGAAGAGATTGCCTGGATAGGAAATCCAGTTAAAAAAAATTATTATGGTGAGAATGTCGAGGTAAGAAGAGGTAAAGATTATAGTCAAGTTAATCTTGATATTTCTCCAAAGGATAATTTAAGATTAAGGATTATCTATTCCCATCAAGAAATTAATCAAAAGATTAAGGCACTGGCTAAAGAAACAAGCCAGATGTTCTTTATTTTTTTAGGGTTAGGATTAATAGGAGTAATTGTCTTAACTAATTTTATAGTCAATCCTATTACTAAGATCACAGAAGAAGTTAGTTTAGTGGGAAAAGGGGATTTGAGTAGGGAAATAAAATTAGAGACTAATGATGAAATAAGGTTACTTTCAGAAAATTTTAACCAGATGGTCCTAAATTTAAGAAAGTCCAGGCAGGAGATTGAAGAATACAATAAGTCCTTAGAAGAAAAGGTGAAGGAAAGAACAAAGGAGCTCCAGGAAGCTCATGAAAGGATAATTCAAAATGAAAAGATGGCTGTTTTAGGTCAGTTTGCTAGTATGGTCAGCCATGAACTTAGGAATCCCTTAGGAGCTATTAAATTAATAGCTTATTACTTAAAAGGTAAATTATTAGATAATCCTGAGTTAATTAAGCATGCTGATGATATGTGTTATTCTGTAAATTATGCTCAAAAGATTATTTCTAATATTCTTTTTTATTCTAAGCCCACAGAGTTGGAATTTAGCTCAATAAATATTAATGAAATTATAGAGGAAATATTGGAGTCCAAAGCTCCTACTTTTCTAAGAAATGTTAAAGTTTTAAAGAAATTAGAAGAAGGCTTGCCAGAAGTTAGAGGAGACAAAGATCAAATTATTCAAGGGATAGAGAATTTTTTATTAAATGCCGCTCAATCTTTATCGGAGAAAGGGGAAATTACTATTAGTTCTAAGGTAGAAATAAGGGATAATAAAAAGACGGTTAAAGTAGATATTAAGGATAACGGGTGTGGAATTTCTAAAGAAGATCTAGAAAAGATATTTAACCCCTTCTTTACTACCAAAGCAAAAGGAATTGGCTTAGGTCTTTCTGTGGCTAAAAATGTTATAGAAAAACATAAAGGTAAAATTTTAGTAAGGAGTGAAGTTGATGAAGGATCAATATTTAGTGTACTGCTACCAGTAAATGATGATCTGGAAAAGATTTCTTGAGAGAAACTTAAGGAGAGATGGAGAGAAAAGGTGAAATCTATAAAGTTAAAAAAAAAGATATTAGTGATGGATGATGAGGAACCAATTCGAGAAATTTTAGGCTGCATCCTTCGAGAAGAAGGTTATGATGTAGTTACTGCTGGTGATGGAATAGAAGGTTTAGAATTTGCGTATCAAGAAGAGATAGATTTAGTGATCTTAGATGTGACGATGCCCGAAATGGATGGCTACCAAGTGTGTAGATTACTCAAGAGTGATAATGATTATAAGCATATACCCATTATTATGCTTACCTCTAAAGATAAAAAATCTCAAAGGTTTTGGGGATTAAAAGCAGGCGCTGATAGGTACGTAATTAAACCTTTTGAGCCAGAGGAGTTATTAAAAATGATTATCCAGGTTTTAAATAAAGAATGAACGTTGTTGAACAAGAAGTAAGATTAAATAGAGAAGAATATCTTCTAAATCTTGTTTTGGTTGGTGAGGTAGGAGATATTAATGCCAGTTTAAGTTTGGTAGAGGCATGTCTTGGTGAGGAAATTAACAAGATAGGTAAAACACTACACCTCAAGCTTGGTTCTATTTTACTGATTGGTAAAGAGGATGATGGTTTCAAGATAAAAGCAAATAAAGGATTAGATGAAGAAATTTCTGATTGGGTAACTGGAAAAAATATATCTTTATTAGTTGAAGACATTGAAAAAGGTCTTATTTTTTCTAAAGAAGGAGTAGAAAAACACTACCCCAATTCTTTATTGAGTCTGCCTTTGAAGATAGGCAGAGAAGTAGTAGGAATATTAAATGTTAATCATAAGGTGAGTAGAGAAACTTTTAATAAACTAAACTTAGAAATTTTAACTTTGTTTTGTAATCAAATACCTACGATTATAGAAAAGAGTTGGTTGTATAAAAAAACAAAGAAAGAAGTTGAGAAATTATCTCTTTTAACTAATAAATTAAAAGCTAACAAGAAGATCATCTCTAAAGTAAATAAACTTTTAGATAAAAGTTTATATGATTTAACCATTATTAATGAAGTTGTGGAAGCAGGTAGTTCTTCTTTAGGTTTAGTAGAGTGTGCTAGTGGTATCTTAAAAAGTTTAAATGAGATTATTGATTTTACAATAGCTGGCATATTTATTATAGATGAAAACCAAGAAACCCAATTTTTGATTACTATAAATTCACCGGTAGGTGATAAGTATATTGAGTGCTTAGAAAAAGAGACCATTAGAGAATTTGATAAATATTTTGGTATTAAAAAGTTAATTTATAGTCAGGAAAATTTAATTATAACTAAAGAAGAACAAAGAAGTTTAATTGTTAAAGATGTTGGAGTTAAGTTAAATTCTTATCAAAGTATAGAATTAAAATTTTCTCAAAATCTAAAAGGTTTATTATGTATTAGCCATAAAGACTTAGATAGTTTTACTCCAGAAGAGATTAGATTAATTAAACTAATTGCTAAATATGCTTCTTTGTCCTTAGAGAATGCTATTTTATATCAGAAGATTGAATTATCAGCGGTGACTGATGAATTGACCAAGCTTTATAATTATCGCTACTTTAATAACAAGATAGAAGAAGAGCTTCTAAGAGCAGAGAGATATCAAAAGAAGTTTTCTTTAATTATGATGGATATAGATAACTTTAGGAATATTAACAATTGCTATGGTCATCAACAAGGAGATTTAGTCCTTAAGACGGTGGCTAAGATTATGAAGTTCAGCCTCAGGAAAGTAAATATCTTAGCTCGTTATGGCGGAGAGGAATTTGTGATTATCTTACCTGAATCAAATAAAAAGATGGCCAAGATAGCAGGAGAGCGGCTTCGTAAAAACATTGAAAAACATGAGTTTCCACTACTTTCAGGAGAAGGCATTTTAAGATTAACAGCAAGTATGGGTATTGCCGAATATTATAGAGATGGAAGATCAGAAAACCAGTTAGTCAAGAAGGCTGATCAAGCTTTATATCAAGCTAAAGCCAAAGGTAAGAATAGAATATGTTCTGCTTCTTAGGAGAAACAAATAAATAAATAAAATTTAACGCCATTAAAGAAGCGATTGAAGATATTAAAGTAAAATATGT includes:
- a CDS encoding riboflavin synthase, whose product is MFTGIVEEKGKVIQKRDNFLKIQAKLILEDTKIGESILVNGVCLTVVEIDNYSFKVEVMPETLKITNLSYLNPHQSLNLERALQVSSRLGGHLVTGHIDATSRLIRKKNMGNSTLMEFELSQAVSKYIIKKGSVAIDGMSLTVADLSKDTFIVSLIPHTLRVTNLGEISVGYLANIETDLIGKYLEKLISQDNQEKINLSTLERSGFL
- a CDS encoding HAMP domain-containing protein, giving the protein MDKVKFSIRYKVSLYVATLLIATVGLICSYILYFGKNIIQEQVELRYITLGKSLAIACKPYILNKNLEKLNEIAKETFKEKEVVTIFFLSGDNNLSLLKLYKKEKEEIAWIGNPVKKNYYGENVEVRRGKDYSQVNLDISPKDNLRLRIIYSHQEINQKIKALAKETSQMFFIFLGLGLIGVIVLTNFIVNPITKITEEVSLVGKGDLSREIKLETNDEIRLLSENFNQMVLNLRKSRQEIEEYNKSLEEKVKERTKELQEAHERIIQNEKMAVLGQFASMVSHELRNPLGAIKLIAYYLKGKLLDNPELIKHADDMCYSVNYAQKIISNILFYSKPTELEFSSININEIIEEILESKAPTFLRNVKVLKKLEEGLPEVRGDKDQIIQGIENFLLNAAQSLSEKGEITISSKVEIRDNKKTVKVDIKDNGCGISKEDLEKIFNPFFTTKAKGIGLGLSVAKNVIEKHKGKILVRSEVDEGSIFSVLLPVNDDLEKIS
- a CDS encoding response regulator, with the protein product MDDEEPIREILGCILREEGYDVVTAGDGIEGLEFAYQEEIDLVILDVTMPEMDGYQVCRLLKSDNDYKHIPIIMLTSKDKKSQRFWGLKAGADRYVIKPFEPEELLKMIIQVLNKE
- a CDS encoding diguanylate cyclase, with product MNVVEQEVRLNREEYLLNLVLVGEVGDINASLSLVEACLGEEINKIGKTLHLKLGSILLIGKEDDGFKIKANKGLDEEISDWVTGKNISLLVEDIEKGLIFSKEGVEKHYPNSLLSLPLKIGREVVGILNVNHKVSRETFNKLNLEILTLFCNQIPTIIEKSWLYKKTKKEVEKLSLLTNKLKANKKIISKVNKLLDKSLYDLTIINEVVEAGSSSLGLVECASGILKSLNEIIDFTIAGIFIIDENQETQFLITINSPVGDKYIECLEKETIREFDKYFGIKKLIYSQENLIITKEEQRSLIVKDVGVKLNSYQSIELKFSQNLKGLLCISHKDLDSFTPEEIRLIKLIAKYASLSLENAILYQKIELSAVTDELTKLYNYRYFNNKIEEELLRAERYQKKFSLIMMDIDNFRNINNCYGHQQGDLVLKTVAKIMKFSLRKVNILARYGGEEFVIILPESNKKMAKIAGERLRKNIEKHEFPLLSGEGILRLTASMGIAEYYRDGRSENQLVKKADQALYQAKAKGKNRICSAS